A stretch of Desulfobacter hydrogenophilus DNA encodes these proteins:
- a CDS encoding helix-turn-helix transcriptional regulator: protein MPKKRNSSKTYGQKIISLFAHMMFTGKKRSLSELAQMLDCSKQTVLRLIDDITLSYSVKIEESYHGRQKYFRIERPKTILPVNLSETELGVLQMCHAFAKHLLGKQLFNEATTAIEKSRSQLPPKCNPSSKHFASIIPGSIDYTEYHQIILDLISAMEDRQICKIKYKSISESKAKLFYIKPLKIFSHKDTMYLHAKMAIFPGRPYKEPEFDPLLAVHRIEAIEETDTHYEFPGDYNFEKAFNQHFGVIQGKAFQVTVEFSGWAADYVAERIWSPDQSITHTEDGKIVLMFTSSSEPEIISWVLSFGVEVKVLQPILLAEKIKKNISDMQLIYK from the coding sequence ATGCCCAAAAAGAGAAATTCATCAAAAACGTATGGTCAAAAAATTATCAGTCTTTTCGCTCATATGATGTTCACCGGTAAAAAAAGATCGCTAAGCGAACTGGCACAAATGCTGGATTGTTCAAAGCAGACTGTCTTGAGGCTCATTGATGATATCACCCTGTCATACAGTGTAAAGATAGAAGAATCGTATCACGGGAGGCAAAAATATTTCCGGATAGAGCGTCCCAAAACGATTTTACCAGTCAATCTTTCAGAAACTGAGTTGGGTGTTCTTCAGATGTGCCATGCATTTGCAAAACACTTGCTGGGGAAACAGCTTTTTAATGAAGCTACAACTGCTATTGAAAAAAGCCGGTCGCAACTGCCCCCAAAATGTAATCCTTCTTCAAAGCATTTTGCCAGTATTATTCCTGGAAGTATTGATTACACAGAATACCATCAGATTATTCTTGATTTGATTTCTGCAATGGAAGACAGACAAATCTGCAAAATAAAATACAAAAGCATCTCTGAATCAAAGGCAAAACTTTTTTATATTAAGCCGTTAAAAATTTTTTCCCATAAGGACACAATGTATTTGCATGCTAAAATGGCAATATTTCCGGGAAGACCGTACAAGGAGCCGGAGTTTGATCCGCTTCTTGCAGTTCATAGGATAGAAGCAATTGAGGAGACAGATACTCACTATGAATTTCCCGGCGATTATAATTTTGAAAAAGCGTTCAATCAACATTTTGGCGTTATTCAAGGAAAGGCTTTTCAGGTTACTGTTGAGTTCAGTGGGTGGGCTGCTGACTATGTCGCAGAACGTATTTGGAGTCCGGATCAAAGTATAACTCATACGGAAGATGGGAAGATTGTTCTGATGTTTACCTCATCCTCTGAACCTGAAATAATATCATGGGTATTGTCCTTTGGAGTAGAAGTTAAAGTGCTACAGCCAATTCTATTGGCAGAAAAAATTAAAAAAAATATTTCGGATATGCAATTAATTTATAAATAA
- a CDS encoding DUF6399 domain-containing protein yields MQHRRTKCSTIFASPMKGLTVIHNFHLKRPDGTTAAERFFENKPINMFEWLVENMPLPARPRSRIKMVS; encoded by the coding sequence ATTCAACATAGAAGGACGAAATGCTCAACTATCTTTGCATCACCAATGAAGGGTTTGACGGTAATTCATAACTTCCATTTAAAAAGGCCTGACGGGACCACTGCGGCAGAACGATTTTTTGAAAACAAACCGATCAACATGTTTGAATGGCTTGTTGAAAATATGCCTTTACCTGCAAGGCCAAGAAGTAGAATAAAGATGGTGAGTTAG
- a CDS encoding DUF4116 domain-containing protein: MKLISNRKEALQTVMKDGMKLRIVSKELQNDKEIVLAAIENNQSAFQFASENLQKDEGLASRVVKNNAYYFNIIDPVSGLKYDIPMLSSTAPNYFYSYIYYVKFREHSPDTFDKMLRWD, from the coding sequence ATGAAGTTAATATCCAATAGAAAAGAAGCGTTGCAGACGGTTATGAAAGACGGCATGAAGCTTCGAATCGTTTCGAAAGAGTTGCAGAATGATAAAGAAATCGTATTGGCTGCTATCGAAAACAATCAGTCTGCATTTCAGTTCGCCTCAGAAAACTTGCAGAAAGATGAAGGATTGGCCAGCCGGGTTGTCAAAAATAATGCATATTACTTCAACATCATTGATCCAGTGTCAGGCTTAAAATATGACATTCCAATGTTATCTTCAACTGCCCCAAACTATTTTTATTCATATATTTATTATGTGAAATTTAGAGAACACTCCCCAGATACCTTTGACAAAATGTTGAGGTGGGATTGA
- a CDS encoding PEP-CTERM sorting domain-containing protein yields MQKIKNVFLFFLLVVFALVGTAHADHILLTQFDYDGYIQMENNLESDGHTVDIVNAKTGGNIATALSTNAYDQVFFYDLTSSLYVNQDDIDALTGFFTDHNSIVVDSRSYGYNHVPEEASGKALLRNIAAEFDSRGGGLWIGTDHDPAWTQNANPLLTALGIETITGSYSQAVNNWDPSSVLLDGVNPTTLWAQGASVGSVPLGIQSNGIDMRFHFGHSSATYGAIPYISASFGEYVAPDEDPDNHFDNPVPEPTTMILFGIGLLGLAGIQRKS; encoded by the coding sequence ATGCAAAAAATAAAAAATGTTTTTTTATTTTTCTTGTTAGTTGTTTTTGCCTTGGTTGGGACGGCCCACGCAGACCACATCCTGTTGACTCAATTTGACTATGACGGTTATATTCAAATGGAAAATAACCTTGAGAGTGACGGCCACACTGTGGATATCGTTAATGCCAAAACAGGAGGGAACATTGCAACGGCCCTTTCGACTAATGCCTATGATCAGGTTTTTTTCTATGACCTGACAAGCAGTCTTTATGTTAACCAAGACGATATTGATGCCTTGACTGGTTTTTTCACCGACCATAATTCCATTGTGGTGGATTCCAGATCCTATGGTTATAACCATGTCCCTGAAGAGGCCTCAGGTAAGGCCCTACTCCGGAACATTGCTGCTGAGTTTGATAGCCGGGGTGGCGGACTCTGGATAGGTACAGATCACGATCCCGCATGGACCCAGAACGCTAATCCTCTTCTGACTGCACTGGGAATTGAAACCATTACCGGCTCTTACTCCCAAGCCGTTAATAATTGGGATCCCAGTTCTGTGTTGCTGGATGGAGTGAACCCCACAACACTATGGGCCCAGGGTGCAAGCGTCGGCTCAGTTCCCTTAGGAATCCAGTCCAACGGTATTGATATGCGCTTCCATTTCGGCCATTCCAGTGCAACATATGGTGCGATTCCTTATATTTCCGCAAGCTTTGGTGAATATGTGGCACCGGACGAAGATCCTGATAACCACTTTGATAATCCGGTTCCCGAACCCACCACTATGATACTATTTGGCATCGGACTTCTGGGCCTTGCCGGTATCCAGCGCAAAAGCTGA
- a CDS encoding PEP-CTERM sorting domain-containing protein → MKKKIILAIFLFLATLINGMVPDSAEAGSVVIASDDWIFTNTGFSSRPVDTSNFAINLAEYLTGDNIGKIHAYSDFQSLTQSSLINTLNNAGYTYTTGYGISFDLETLSQYDALFFSSGLSTAGLDVLEDYVTGGGSVYIHAGLGMSNPSGAATAWNGFLSQYGMGFGTYFIGLGGATNISSTHPLFDGVSSLYMLNGHPITGDNIIATTTSGTPLFAANAVPIPGAGSAPEPSAIPEPATMLLFGLGLLGLAGGNRKKQQ, encoded by the coding sequence ATGAAAAAGAAGATTATATTAGCCATTTTTTTATTTTTGGCCACTCTAATAAATGGAATGGTCCCTGACTCTGCAGAAGCCGGATCTGTTGTAATCGCAAGTGATGACTGGATATTTACAAATACAGGATTTTCAAGTCGTCCGGTTGATACATCTAATTTCGCCATTAATTTAGCTGAATACCTTACAGGAGATAATATAGGGAAAATACACGCCTACTCAGATTTCCAATCATTAACACAGTCCAGTTTAATAAATACATTGAACAATGCCGGATATACTTATACCACCGGGTATGGGATATCTTTTGATCTTGAAACACTATCTCAATATGATGCATTATTTTTTAGTAGTGGGTTGTCAACAGCCGGTTTAGATGTTCTTGAGGATTATGTTACTGGTGGTGGAAGTGTATATATCCATGCAGGCCTTGGCATGAGTAATCCTAGTGGAGCAGCGACAGCCTGGAATGGATTCTTAAGTCAATACGGAATGGGTTTTGGAACCTATTTTATTGGTTTGGGTGGTGCGACAAATATATCAAGCACTCATCCCCTTTTTGATGGCGTATCCTCCCTTTACATGCTTAATGGTCACCCAATAACTGGTGATAATATAATCGCAACAACAACGAGTGGAACACCTTTGTTTGCTGCCAATGCAGTGCCTATCCCTGGTGCAGGATCAGCTCCAGAACCTTCGGCAATCCCAGAACCTGCAACAATGCTTCTTTTCGGCCTTGGTCTTCTCGGCCTCGCCGGAGGTAACAGAAAGAAACAGCAATAA
- a CDS encoding Tn3 family transposase produces the protein MVANILIFMNVHDQSKIMNELIREGHVITREQAACLAPYRKANINRFGAYFLDELRKSINIDYQLEVVSPCN, from the coding sequence CTGGTCGCCAATATCCTGATCTTCATGAATGTTCATGATCAGAGCAAAATCATGAACGAGCTCATTCGGGAAGGGCATGTGATTACCAGAGAACAGGCCGCCTGCCTGGCTCCATACCGCAAAGCCAATATTAACCGCTTCGGAGCCTACTTCCTGGATGAACTCAGGAAATCGATCAACATTGACTATCAACTGGAGGTGGTGTCACCATGTAATTGA